A window from Aliamphritea hakodatensis encodes these proteins:
- a CDS encoding LysE family translocator, producing MSANLELLMPFVLVAYTMWATPGPNNMMLVYSGAKFGVRATLPHIFGILAGTVLLNSLAVLGLKPLIDTWPQTLLVLKVMGSVWLCMIGWKMATARQSGGDKQVEKPMRFIMAVLFQFANPKAISATLALVSLVLVAIEQEPELIWLVLLIIPPLSFLSITPWAVAGRAIRRFLSTELRWKLFTRTTGGLTAGCALFLWL from the coding sequence ATGTCTGCAAATCTTGAGTTACTGATGCCCTTTGTTCTGGTTGCTTACACTATGTGGGCGACACCGGGGCCGAATAATATGATGTTGGTATATTCCGGGGCTAAGTTCGGGGTAAGGGCAACCCTGCCACATATTTTTGGCATTCTGGCCGGCACGGTACTACTGAATTCACTGGCGGTGCTGGGGCTGAAGCCCCTGATCGATACCTGGCCGCAAACCCTGCTGGTTCTGAAGGTAATGGGCAGTGTGTGGCTGTGTATGATCGGCTGGAAAATGGCTACGGCCCGACAGTCCGGGGGCGATAAGCAGGTGGAAAAACCGATGCGTTTTATCATGGCGGTGTTATTCCAGTTCGCCAATCCAAAGGCTATCAGTGCCACCCTTGCGCTGGTCAGTCTTGTACTGGTGGCGATTGAACAGGAGCCTGAGCTGATCTGGCTGGTGTTACTGATCATCCCGCCGCTGAGTTTTCTGTCGATTACCCCCTGGGCCGTCGCAGGCCGGGCAATCCGACGATTTCTGTCAACCGAACTGCGCTGGAAGCTGTTTACCCGGACAACCGGCGGCCTGACGGCTGGGTGCGCACTGTTTTTGTGGCTGTAA
- a CDS encoding aminotransferase-like domain-containing protein, whose translation MTGNNQTQNQTQTGQPRYLQIAGLIEQKIRNSELSHGTRLPAIRQLAADYHVSINTIRSVLDILEQQDLISRQPRQGTRVNFQSKPQQHYRPFEPFKADSRLAPQAQKWLDASILNGQSNGQFINMVLSPELDMFRSFQRHYHKVLLQPSRRGMESSAGYLPLRDALCRLYAQRQTNVNPTQVQITSGCQHAMEHALRTVCQPGDNVAVPTPAFPGYLALLGQLQLNAVEVPMTPAGPDYESLKTVMYSGDIAALIINPVCHNPTGVTISDDYKRDIAHWANSLRIPVIEDDICATLNFSEAFPRPVISYDTDGWCMLVSSISKIVGDSERLGWCLPGRFRDAYMTQVAISQISGPYFRQKALANYLNGSRYASQLRQWRGEMKAFLNEASEYLHAELGSAIEITSPSGGYALWIRLPDYVDVSEVRRQARAKDCDFLPGEVFSLAPRFKQYIRLVLIPPKDERYEKALQKLTGILKPLLKKA comes from the coding sequence ATGACCGGAAACAACCAGACACAAAATCAGACACAGACCGGCCAGCCCCGGTATTTACAGATCGCCGGATTAATCGAACAGAAAATCCGCAACAGCGAACTCAGTCATGGCACACGTTTACCGGCAATCCGGCAGCTTGCAGCGGATTATCATGTCAGCATAAATACCATTCGCAGTGTACTGGACATTCTTGAACAGCAAGACCTGATCAGCCGGCAACCCCGGCAGGGCACACGGGTTAACTTTCAGTCAAAGCCTCAACAGCATTACCGGCCGTTCGAACCCTTTAAGGCTGATTCCCGGCTGGCGCCTCAGGCACAGAAATGGCTGGATGCCTCTATCCTCAACGGGCAATCAAATGGCCAGTTCATTAACATGGTGCTGTCACCGGAGCTGGACATGTTCCGTTCTTTCCAGCGTCATTATCACAAGGTGCTGTTACAGCCATCCAGAAGGGGGATGGAAAGCTCAGCAGGTTATCTGCCATTAAGAGACGCCCTGTGTCGTCTGTATGCTCAGCGCCAGACCAACGTAAATCCAACTCAGGTGCAGATTACCAGCGGTTGTCAGCACGCCATGGAACATGCGTTACGGACAGTGTGTCAGCCCGGTGATAATGTTGCCGTACCCACGCCGGCATTTCCCGGCTATCTGGCATTACTGGGGCAGCTGCAACTGAACGCGGTGGAGGTCCCCATGACACCGGCGGGGCCGGATTACGAATCCCTTAAAACAGTGATGTACAGTGGCGATATCGCCGCGCTGATCATCAATCCGGTCTGCCATAATCCGACCGGGGTAACCATCAGTGATGACTATAAACGGGACATCGCTCACTGGGCCAACAGTCTGAGGATTCCGGTCATTGAGGACGACATCTGCGCCACGCTGAACTTTTCTGAAGCCTTTCCCAGACCGGTTATCAGTTATGACACTGACGGCTGGTGTATGCTGGTCAGCTCGATCTCGAAAATCGTCGGGGACAGCGAACGGCTTGGCTGGTGCCTGCCGGGGCGCTTCCGCGATGCCTATATGACCCAGGTGGCCATCAGCCAGATCAGCGGCCCGTATTTCCGCCAGAAAGCACTGGCGAACTACCTTAACGGCTCCCGGTATGCCAGCCAGCTGCGTCAATGGCGGGGCGAGATGAAAGCCTTTCTGAATGAGGCCAGCGAATATCTGCATGCTGAACTGGGCAGTGCAATTGAAATTACCTCACCAAGTGGCGGGTATGCGCTCTGGATAAGGCTTCCGGATTATGTGGATGTTAGTGAAGTACGCCGGCAGGCCCGGGCGAAGGATTGTGACTTCCTGCCGGGTGAAGTATTCAGCCTGGCACCGCGGTTTAAGCAATACATCAGGCTGGTACTGATCCCGCCGAAGGATGAGCGCTATGAAAAGGCGCTGCAAAAGCTGACGGGGATCCTTAAACCCTTACTGAAAAAAGCCTAA
- a CDS encoding spermidine synthase gives MSAFEVSRYHDEWGPIHVLSDNDNIYLTFGNGGEQSGMQVNQPDRLLFQYTQCMMLALLLAPDARGATLLGLGAGSLAKALLLADENLQVTVVELREKVALAARDWFSLPDSKRLTLHIGDAFEHIQAPLLPAGQQDLLFVDLYLDNGLQDQLVDPAFLQASYDHLKDEGVLVINLWDEGKGILPLCMDTLQEVFGSQPLQASTQEGNVIVFVGKDIQLDPHPRRLQAQAKKLGGHLDVPLQRLLNRLQVVV, from the coding sequence ATGAGCGCATTTGAAGTCAGCCGCTACCATGATGAATGGGGTCCCATTCATGTTCTCAGTGACAACGACAATATATACCTAACCTTCGGTAACGGCGGTGAGCAAAGCGGTATGCAGGTCAACCAGCCCGATCGCCTGCTCTTTCAGTACACCCAGTGCATGATGCTGGCGTTATTACTCGCCCCGGACGCCCGGGGTGCCACCCTGCTCGGTTTAGGGGCTGGCTCGCTGGCGAAAGCCCTGTTGCTGGCGGATGAAAACCTGCAAGTAACCGTTGTCGAACTGCGGGAGAAAGTCGCACTGGCGGCCCGTGACTGGTTTTCGTTACCGGATTCGAAGCGCCTGACCCTGCATATAGGTGACGCCTTTGAGCATATTCAGGCGCCTTTACTGCCGGCCGGTCAGCAGGATCTGTTATTCGTCGATCTCTATCTGGATAACGGTTTACAGGATCAGTTGGTTGATCCGGCCTTCTTACAGGCCAGTTATGATCATTTAAAGGATGAAGGCGTGCTGGTCATCAATTTGTGGGATGAAGGTAAAGGTATCCTGCCCCTCTGTATGGATACCCTGCAGGAGGTGTTCGGTTCCCAGCCGTTACAGGCCAGCACCCAGGAAGGCAATGTAATTGTGTTTGTGGGAAAGGATATTCAGCTGGACCCACACCCCCGCCGCCTGCAGGCCCAAGCAAAGAAACTGGGCGGCCATCTGGATGTACCCCTGCAGCGGTTGCTGAACCGGCTGCAGGTAGTGGTTTAG
- a CDS encoding TRAP transporter large permease produces MEINEILVIAMFVSFIALLFTGIPVAWVLGGIGVIFAGIGYIADTYFDTITGLDYLTLGLVVNRLWKIMDNWILVALPMFIFMGIMLDKSGVAERLMKSMQELFGNVRGGLAITVTAIGIILAASTGIIGASVVLLAVMSLPSMTKQGYAMPLALGTIASAGTLGILIPPSIMLVIMADQLGLSVGDLFMGAVFPGLMLGAMYIAYILITGFLKPESAPLPADAKPVTMATLISVLKAILPTLALIFVVLGSIFAGIATPTEASGVGAFGATLLAMYNRKFSFKVLKEVMTGTYNTTAYIFAIFIGATCFALVLRELGGDELIESFLTGLPFGPYGIIFFILGVIFLLGFFLDWIEITLIILPLLAPVISALGLDINGYGVVDNPELVWFVMLVAMALQTSFLTPPVGFALFYLKGVCPPNVKITDIYKGVTPFIILQLTGLLILVFWPQLVLWLPATAYG; encoded by the coding sequence ATGGAAATTAATGAAATTCTAGTCATTGCGATGTTCGTCTCATTCATCGCACTGTTATTTACCGGCATCCCGGTCGCCTGGGTTTTAGGTGGCATCGGGGTTATCTTTGCCGGCATCGGCTACATTGCGGATACCTACTTCGACACCATTACCGGGCTGGATTATCTGACCCTCGGTCTGGTGGTGAACCGCCTCTGGAAGATCATGGACAACTGGATTCTGGTGGCGCTCCCCATGTTCATATTCATGGGCATCATGCTGGACAAATCCGGCGTGGCAGAACGGCTGATGAAATCCATGCAGGAACTGTTCGGCAACGTCCGTGGCGGTTTGGCCATCACGGTAACAGCCATCGGCATTATCCTGGCGGCATCCACCGGTATCATCGGGGCATCCGTGGTGTTGTTAGCCGTTATGTCCCTGCCTTCTATGACTAAACAGGGCTATGCCATGCCGCTGGCACTGGGCACCATCGCCAGCGCCGGTACCCTGGGGATTCTGATTCCGCCGAGCATCATGTTGGTCATCATGGCTGACCAGTTAGGTCTGTCCGTGGGTGATCTCTTCATGGGGGCTGTGTTCCCGGGCCTGATGCTGGGTGCCATGTACATTGCCTACATTCTGATTACCGGCTTCCTCAAGCCTGAGTCTGCGCCGCTGCCAGCGGACGCCAAACCGGTGACTATGGCAACGCTGATTTCTGTACTTAAGGCTATTTTGCCGACATTAGCACTGATCTTCGTAGTATTGGGGTCGATCTTCGCCGGCATTGCCACGCCGACAGAAGCCTCTGGTGTGGGCGCTTTCGGGGCCACCCTGCTGGCCATGTACAACCGTAAGTTCAGTTTTAAAGTGCTGAAAGAAGTGATGACCGGTACCTACAACACCACGGCATACATCTTTGCCATTTTCATCGGGGCTACCTGTTTTGCGCTGGTACTGCGGGAGCTGGGCGGTGATGAGCTGATCGAGTCCTTCCTGACCGGACTGCCGTTCGGCCCATACGGCATTATCTTCTTTATCCTTGGGGTAATCTTCCTGCTGGGCTTCTTCCTGGACTGGATAGAAATCACCCTGATTATCCTGCCGCTGCTGGCACCGGTGATTTCTGCCCTGGGGCTGGATATCAACGGCTACGGTGTGGTGGATAATCCGGAGCTCGTGTGGTTCGTGATGCTCGTCGCCATGGCCTTGCAGACCTCCTTCCTCACCCCGCCGGTGGGCTTCGCCCTGTTCTATCTGAAAGGGGTATGTCCGCCGAATGTGAAAATTACCGATATCTATAAAGGTGTGACACCCTTTATTATTCTGCAGCTGACCGGCCTGTTAATCCTGGTATTCTGGCCACAGCTAGTGCTCTGGTTACCTGCTACTGCATACGGTTAA
- a CDS encoding TRAP transporter small permease subunit, giving the protein MNDANNTRPPVGFSDGIDRLIQKVGGLIAWAYVLLILVIMAQVILRKGFSSGLIMLEELQWHLYAIGVMFGLAYAQTTNSHIRVDLFYTGFRARTKYLVEIFGILFLLLPFITVIFLHSLDFVADAWRINEHSESPSGLPWRWLIKGVIPLSMAMLILAALSRLYRDTLLLFRGTD; this is encoded by the coding sequence GTGAATGACGCAAACAATACACGGCCTCCAGTGGGATTTTCAGACGGTATAGACCGGCTAATTCAGAAAGTCGGCGGGCTGATTGCCTGGGCTTATGTACTGCTGATTCTGGTTATTATGGCGCAGGTTATTCTGCGTAAAGGGTTTTCCAGCGGGCTGATCATGCTGGAGGAACTGCAGTGGCATCTGTATGCCATTGGGGTGATGTTTGGCTTAGCCTACGCCCAGACCACCAATTCCCACATCCGTGTGGACCTCTTCTATACCGGGTTTCGCGCCCGGACCAAATACCTTGTCGAGATCTTCGGCATTCTGTTTCTGTTACTGCCGTTTATCACGGTGATCTTTCTGCACAGCCTGGATTTCGTTGCTGACGCCTGGCGCATCAACGAACATTCTGAATCCCCTTCCGGCCTGCCCTGGCGCTGGCTGATTAAAGGTGTGATTCCCCTGAGTATGGCGATGCTTATTCTGGCGGCACTTTCCCGCCTGTATCGCGATACCCTGTTGCTGTTCAGAGGGACTGATTGA
- a CDS encoding TRAP transporter substrate-binding protein — MKKIKSMFAVSLLTAAMAAGSTAASAADKVLLKTPIAFGSHLPALGTPIKWVSEQLKLMSDGSIKMKIYEPGKLVAPKEILDAVSSGKVNSGYATAGYWQGKMPAAALFSAVPFGPEAGEYMAWLYYGNGLKLYQEMYDTNGYNVKVIPCAIISPETSGWFSKEINSPEDLSGLNMRFFGLGASVMEKLGVSTSQLPGGEIFGALEKGAIDASEFSQPAIDQRLGFHKIVKYNYFPGWHQQATIFELLVNKDAWGKLSVGQQAIVENACKASMTNAIAEGESMQFEVMAKAQENGVNIRYWSDDMLNTFNEKWLEVVADKTAADPFFTKVWDDLSTFRKGYDLWEANAFLPRTTN, encoded by the coding sequence ATGAAAAAAATAAAATCGATGTTCGCTGTATCACTGTTAACCGCCGCAATGGCCGCCGGCAGCACCGCTGCTTCTGCCGCGGATAAAGTTCTGCTGAAAACCCCGATTGCATTTGGCTCCCACCTGCCGGCACTGGGTACTCCCATTAAATGGGTTTCGGAACAGCTTAAGCTGATGAGTGATGGCTCAATAAAGATGAAGATCTATGAGCCGGGTAAACTGGTTGCCCCGAAAGAGATTCTCGATGCGGTATCTTCCGGCAAGGTGAATTCCGGCTATGCAACGGCCGGTTACTGGCAGGGTAAAATGCCGGCAGCCGCGCTGTTCTCTGCTGTGCCTTTCGGCCCGGAAGCCGGTGAGTACATGGCCTGGCTGTATTACGGTAATGGCCTGAAACTGTATCAGGAAATGTATGACACTAACGGTTACAACGTTAAAGTCATTCCCTGCGCAATCATTTCGCCGGAAACCTCCGGCTGGTTCAGCAAAGAAATCAACAGCCCGGAAGACCTCAGTGGCCTGAACATGCGTTTCTTCGGTCTGGGTGCCTCCGTGATGGAAAAACTGGGTGTATCCACGTCTCAGTTGCCGGGCGGCGAAATCTTTGGCGCGCTTGAGAAAGGTGCCATTGACGCCTCTGAATTCTCTCAGCCAGCCATCGATCAGCGTCTGGGCTTCCATAAGATCGTTAAGTACAACTACTTCCCGGGCTGGCACCAGCAGGCGACCATTTTTGAATTACTGGTAAACAAAGACGCCTGGGGCAAACTGTCTGTTGGCCAGCAGGCCATTGTTGAAAATGCCTGTAAAGCATCCATGACCAATGCCATTGCAGAGGGTGAATCCATGCAGTTTGAGGTGATGGCCAAAGCTCAGGAAAACGGTGTGAATATCCGTTACTGGAGCGATGACATGCTGAACACCTTTAACGAAAAGTGGTTGGAAGTGGTGGCTGACAAAACTGCGGCTGATCCTTTCTTTACCAAAGTGTGGGATGACCTGAGTACGTTCCGTAAAGGTTACGATCTTTGGGAAGCAAACGCTTTCTTGCCCCGCACGACAAATTAG
- a CDS encoding 3-hydroxybutyrate dehydrogenase, with protein sequence MQTRTALVTGSSSGIGLACAHRLAASGMNIMLHGLEDKAFGEQLCEQFAGYGVRCAYQPADLSDVGQLESLISTTITQFGGLDVLVNNAGIQYTAPAEQFPTEKWDQIIAINLSAAFHTTRLCLPHFQQQGFGRIVNIASVHGLVASVNKAAYCAAKHGLVGFTKVVALENAAAGITANCICPGWVDTPLLNDQIAAIAAEKNCSAEQAKHDLVVDKQAYPDLIKPDAIGDMVVFLCSESARGINGAALPIDGAWSAQ encoded by the coding sequence ATGCAGACGCGAACGGCCCTGGTAACCGGCTCAAGCAGTGGTATTGGTCTGGCATGTGCTCACCGGCTTGCCGCCAGTGGTATGAACATCATGCTTCACGGCCTGGAAGATAAAGCCTTTGGAGAGCAGCTGTGTGAACAGTTTGCCGGCTATGGGGTCAGGTGTGCTTACCAGCCTGCAGATTTAAGTGATGTTGGCCAGCTGGAATCCCTGATCAGCACAACAATCACGCAATTTGGCGGCCTGGATGTGCTGGTCAACAATGCCGGTATTCAGTACACCGCACCTGCCGAACAGTTTCCCACGGAAAAGTGGGATCAGATCATCGCCATTAATCTTTCTGCTGCTTTTCATACTACCCGCCTGTGCCTGCCGCACTTTCAGCAGCAGGGGTTTGGCCGCATCGTCAATATTGCTTCGGTCCACGGTCTGGTTGCATCCGTTAATAAAGCGGCCTACTGCGCTGCTAAGCACGGTCTGGTGGGTTTTACTAAGGTGGTTGCACTGGAAAACGCCGCGGCAGGCATTACCGCCAACTGTATCTGCCCCGGCTGGGTCGATACCCCCCTGCTGAACGATCAGATCGCGGCCATCGCCGCTGAGAAAAACTGCTCTGCTGAACAGGCCAAACACGATCTGGTGGTAGATAAACAGGCCTATCCTGATCTGATTAAACCGGATGCCATCGGTGACATGGTGGTGTTTCTCTGCAGTGAATCCGCCCGTGGAATCAACGGTGCAGCCCTGCCGATAGACGGTGCCTGGAGCGCCCAGTAA
- a CDS encoding sigma-54 interaction domain-containing protein, whose amino-acid sequence MIWDDMQQASHKQRAMAFLSQSFDSFYQHSVSTDARGVIVWISEAYFDFLRLEESPLGKHISEIIPTSRLPSVIESGQPVFLDLLYISDQWVVISVIPLKDDNDKIIGAFGFVATDSINPLINKYNKLQDELQAAKDKLNSDRPRYGLSRVIGNSPVMAHVKKQVRQAARFDISVLLTGETGTGKELFARALHDLSPRSSAPFVSINVAAIPGELIEAEFFGSVAGAYTGASKSGRKGKLALADGGSLFLDEIGDMPLNVQAKLLRVLQEKEFSALGSNDIQTIDIRVIAATSRDLAAMVEQGEFRADLYYRLNAMPIELPPLRARLEDIESLCESIIDDICLNLGIPAKQLSYTALQLLRHQAWVGNVRELRNVLERTCVMHPETVIEAEFLSSVLPASKQLPAETALTPVAEAPGPLAQSIADAERQAIISALNYHRGHKANAARQLGISRATLYAKLDKLGLGAAAGS is encoded by the coding sequence ATGATTTGGGATGACATGCAGCAGGCGTCACATAAACAGCGGGCAATGGCATTCCTCAGCCAGTCTTTTGACAGCTTTTATCAGCACTCGGTTTCTACGGATGCCCGCGGCGTGATTGTCTGGATCAGCGAAGCCTATTTCGACTTTCTCAGGCTGGAGGAATCTCCTCTGGGGAAACACATCAGTGAAATAATTCCTACCAGCCGGCTGCCTTCTGTGATTGAAAGCGGCCAGCCGGTGTTTCTCGATTTGCTGTATATCAGCGACCAGTGGGTCGTCATAAGTGTCATTCCCCTGAAGGATGATAACGATAAAATCATCGGTGCATTCGGCTTTGTTGCCACTGATAGCATTAACCCGTTAATCAATAAATACAATAAGTTACAGGATGAACTTCAGGCAGCAAAAGATAAGCTGAACAGCGACAGACCCCGCTACGGACTGTCCCGGGTGATCGGTAACAGCCCGGTTATGGCCCATGTGAAAAAGCAGGTACGTCAGGCTGCCCGTTTCGATATATCCGTATTGCTCACCGGGGAAACCGGCACCGGTAAAGAGCTGTTTGCCCGGGCATTGCATGATTTGTCTCCCCGCAGCAGCGCACCTTTTGTCAGCATTAACGTCGCCGCGATTCCCGGCGAACTGATTGAAGCGGAGTTCTTCGGCAGCGTTGCCGGTGCCTATACGGGCGCCAGCAAGAGCGGTCGTAAAGGTAAACTGGCGCTGGCAGACGGTGGCAGCCTGTTTCTGGATGAAATCGGTGATATGCCCCTCAATGTTCAGGCAAAGTTACTTAGGGTGCTTCAGGAAAAAGAGTTTTCTGCTCTGGGGTCTAATGACATTCAGACCATCGACATACGGGTCATTGCTGCCACCAGCCGGGATCTGGCCGCCATGGTGGAGCAGGGGGAGTTTCGTGCTGATCTGTATTACCGGCTCAATGCCATGCCCATCGAGTTGCCGCCGTTACGGGCGCGGCTGGAGGATATTGAATCCCTGTGTGAAAGCATCATCGATGACATCTGCCTGAATCTGGGCATACCCGCCAAGCAACTCAGCTATACCGCACTGCAGTTACTCCGCCATCAGGCGTGGGTAGGGAACGTCAGGGAATTGCGCAATGTGCTCGAGCGCACCTGTGTGATGCATCCCGAGACAGTGATAGAAGCAGAATTTCTCAGCTCGGTACTGCCAGCCAGTAAACAGCTCCCCGCGGAAACGGCCTTAACGCCAGTTGCAGAAGCCCCCGGTCCTCTTGCACAAAGCATTGCCGATGCCGAACGCCAGGCGATTATCAGCGCCCTGAACTATCACCGGGGCCATAAAGCCAATGCCGCCAGACAGCTGGGCATATCCAGAGCAACCCTGTATGCAAAACTGGACAAGCTTGGCCTTGGCGCCGCTGCGGGCAGTTAA
- a CDS encoding LysR substrate-binding domain-containing protein — MLPLLDLDLLRTFAAVVQAGEFKKAAETVHRSHAAVSMQIKRLEEQLGCQLMQRNNQGIRLTESGEILMGYCEQFLKLNAATFGALAETPLAGKVRFGIPTDYAQDFLQDFLPVLAAEMPNLDARIVCDRSRNLRQMLAAGQLDIAIVAGEEEYRDEQLIWTERLQWCGSYGQQRTDATPLPFALLEENCIVRDLALQQLQAGQIPYERVFSSTVLENIAAAVAAGFAVSLLPESSARAGNIKPLEDPRLDNNQLLKMNMICSQAIDPRISQRLTERLREAASRILRKTAG, encoded by the coding sequence ATGCTTCCTTTGCTCGATCTCGATTTATTGCGAACCTTTGCTGCAGTCGTTCAGGCCGGTGAGTTTAAAAAGGCCGCCGAAACCGTTCACCGCTCCCATGCCGCAGTCAGCATGCAGATTAAACGCCTTGAGGAGCAGCTGGGCTGTCAGCTGATGCAGCGGAATAATCAGGGTATCCGCCTGACTGAATCTGGCGAAATCCTGATGGGTTACTGTGAACAGTTTCTTAAGCTTAATGCAGCGACCTTCGGGGCGCTTGCAGAAACACCGCTGGCCGGCAAAGTGCGTTTCGGTATTCCTACTGATTACGCGCAGGATTTTCTGCAGGATTTTTTGCCGGTGCTGGCGGCGGAAATGCCCAACCTTGATGCCAGGATAGTGTGTGACCGGAGCCGGAATCTGCGCCAGATGCTGGCGGCAGGCCAACTGGATATCGCCATTGTGGCCGGTGAAGAAGAATACCGGGATGAGCAACTGATCTGGACGGAACGGCTACAGTGGTGTGGCTCATACGGGCAGCAACGCACTGACGCTACGCCCCTGCCATTCGCCTTGCTGGAAGAAAACTGCATCGTCCGGGATCTGGCGCTGCAACAGTTACAGGCCGGTCAGATTCCCTACGAACGGGTGTTCAGCAGTACCGTGCTGGAAAATATCGCCGCGGCGGTGGCGGCAGGTTTTGCGGTATCGTTACTGCCTGAGTCCTCGGCCCGCGCCGGCAATATTAAACCTCTGGAAGATCCGCGACTGGACAATAATCAGCTGCTGAAAATGAATATGATCTGTTCACAGGCCATTGATCCGCGGATCAGCCAGCGCCTGACAGAACGTCTGAGGGAGGCCGCTTCCCGGATTCTCCGTAAAACGGCGGGTTAA
- a CDS encoding alcohol dehydrogenase family protein, translating to MSGNKSELPQTMAAVLLTGHGGFDQLSYRTDVPVPTPAAGEVLIRVGASAINNTDINTRIGWYSKAVSGDTNAGGSEGFDDINDDDASWSGIPLQLPRIQGCDVCGEIVAVGDGVSAERVGERVLVRNLQQPPGSDNPFECFTYGSECDGGYAEYTLSQSREAFAVNSQMTDAELASFPCAYSTAENMLDRMNLSNGERVLVTGASGGVGSAAVQLAKRRGAEIIAVCSPSKADELRAIGADQVINRGDNLLKMLGKDSLDAVVDLVAGDQWPELLDILRPGGRYAVAGAIAGPLVELDVRSLYLKDLTFFGCTYQPRHVFENLVSYIEKGELKPLVAKRYPLESIVEAQQAFLDKGFTGKLVLLPQRDS from the coding sequence ATGTCTGGCAACAAGTCTGAATTACCCCAAACAATGGCAGCCGTGCTGCTAACCGGCCATGGCGGATTTGATCAGCTCAGCTACCGTACCGATGTGCCTGTACCCACACCGGCTGCCGGTGAAGTACTGATTCGAGTAGGCGCAAGCGCCATCAACAACACCGACATCAACACCCGGATCGGCTGGTACTCAAAAGCCGTCAGCGGCGATACTAATGCCGGCGGCAGTGAAGGCTTTGATGACATTAACGACGATGACGCATCCTGGTCCGGTATTCCGTTGCAGTTGCCCCGCATACAGGGATGCGACGTTTGCGGTGAAATCGTTGCGGTCGGCGACGGGGTATCAGCGGAACGGGTGGGTGAACGCGTGCTGGTACGCAATCTGCAGCAACCACCGGGCAGCGACAACCCGTTCGAGTGTTTTACCTACGGTTCCGAATGTGATGGCGGTTACGCGGAATACACCCTGTCCCAGTCAAGAGAAGCCTTTGCCGTCAACAGTCAGATGACAGACGCTGAACTGGCATCCTTTCCCTGTGCTTATTCAACCGCAGAGAACATGCTCGACCGGATGAACCTCAGTAACGGCGAAAGGGTACTGGTAACCGGTGCTTCCGGGGGCGTGGGCTCTGCGGCCGTACAGCTGGCCAAACGCAGGGGCGCAGAGATAATTGCGGTTTGCAGCCCGTCCAAAGCTGATGAACTGCGGGCCATTGGCGCTGATCAGGTCATTAACCGGGGCGATAACCTGCTGAAGATGCTGGGCAAGGACAGTCTGGATGCGGTGGTTGATCTGGTCGCCGGTGACCAGTGGCCGGAGCTGCTGGATATTCTCCGTCCGGGTGGCCGTTATGCGGTAGCGGGTGCCATCGCCGGACCACTGGTTGAACTGGATGTTCGCAGCCTGTACCTCAAAGATCTGACGTTTTTTGGCTGTACTTACCAGCCCCGGCATGTTTTCGAGAACCTGGTGTCTTATATCGAAAAGGGTGAGCTGAAGCCACTGGTAGCGAAGCGCTATCCGCTGGAGTCTATTGTTGAAGCGCAGCAGGCGTTCCTGGATAAAGGCTTTACCGGCAAGCTGGTATTACTGCCCCAGCGTGACAGCTGA